Proteins from a genomic interval of Oceanispirochaeta crateris:
- a CDS encoding DNA repair helicase XPB, with protein sequence MIDTSQLALIVQGDHSLLLDVHNPGFEKARAEISPFAELIKSPEHIHTYRMTPLSLWNAASAGIEEDEIIESLNRLSRFPVPENVIYFVRSTLSRYGLIKVEATEDEGVLFLKSTDLAILTEIAHLKSLKKFLTPGEGGFFMKLMDRGTVKLHLIRAGFPVEDLAPLKSGDPCPINMRETMISGKPLHIRDYQEDAIKAFIGNNKPGTGFGTVVVPCGGGKTVIGMCAMSKIQAKTLILTTNVAAVHQWKRELLDKTDLREEDIGEYTGEKKEIKPVTIGTYQILIWRKDKESEYTHFSLFRKGNWGLIIYDEVHLLPAPVFRVTAEIQAVRRLGLTATLVREDGAEEDVFSLVGPKRYDVPWKELEAGGWIATAWCHELRLDLPDDLKTSYAVADKRLKFRIAAENPHKSHLVLDLIKKHPDDAIMIIGQYVKQLQEMARILGAPLITGKTPNAAREEIYENFRTGRSRIIVVSKVANFAIDLPDASVAIQISGTFGSRQEEAQRLGRILRPKDKDSWFYSLVTRYTVEEQYAANRQQFLTEQGYKYTISLGMEDL encoded by the coding sequence ATGATTGATACTTCCCAATTAGCCCTGATTGTTCAGGGAGACCACTCTCTTTTATTGGATGTCCACAACCCTGGATTTGAAAAAGCCAGAGCCGAGATATCCCCTTTTGCCGAGCTGATTAAGTCTCCCGAGCATATACATACCTATAGAATGACTCCCCTCTCTCTTTGGAATGCCGCCTCAGCGGGGATTGAAGAAGATGAGATCATCGAGAGTCTGAACAGACTATCACGGTTCCCCGTCCCGGAAAATGTCATTTATTTTGTCCGGTCCACCCTGTCCCGCTACGGATTGATCAAGGTGGAAGCCACCGAGGATGAGGGCGTACTATTTCTGAAATCCACAGACTTGGCCATCCTCACAGAAATAGCCCATCTGAAGAGTCTCAAGAAATTCCTCACTCCCGGTGAAGGCGGGTTTTTCATGAAACTCATGGACAGGGGAACAGTCAAGCTGCACCTCATCAGAGCCGGATTTCCAGTGGAGGATCTGGCACCCCTCAAATCGGGAGACCCCTGTCCTATCAATATGCGGGAGACCATGATCAGCGGCAAGCCCCTTCATATCAGGGATTACCAGGAAGATGCCATCAAGGCTTTTATCGGCAACAACAAACCTGGAACGGGGTTTGGCACGGTTGTTGTCCCCTGCGGCGGAGGAAAGACAGTCATAGGTATGTGCGCCATGAGCAAAATTCAGGCTAAGACTCTCATCCTCACCACCAATGTGGCGGCGGTTCACCAGTGGAAACGCGAACTTTTAGATAAAACCGACTTAAGAGAAGAGGACATCGGTGAGTACACGGGTGAAAAAAAAGAAATAAAACCCGTAACCATTGGAACGTACCAGATCCTCATTTGGCGGAAGGACAAGGAGAGCGAGTACACTCACTTCTCCCTCTTTCGCAAGGGAAATTGGGGTCTCATCATCTACGATGAAGTGCATCTTTTACCGGCCCCTGTTTTCAGGGTCACCGCCGAAATTCAGGCGGTGCGCCGGCTGGGGCTGACGGCGACCCTGGTCAGGGAGGACGGAGCGGAAGAGGATGTTTTTTCTCTTGTGGGCCCCAAACGCTATGACGTTCCCTGGAAGGAACTGGAAGCGGGAGGCTGGATTGCCACCGCCTGGTGCCATGAGCTACGACTGGATCTGCCCGATGACCTCAAAACAAGCTATGCCGTGGCGGACAAGCGCCTGAAATTCAGGATTGCTGCGGAAAACCCCCACAAATCCCATCTTGTGCTGGATCTGATCAAAAAGCATCCCGACGATGCCATCATGATCATCGGCCAGTATGTGAAACAGCTCCAGGAGATGGCCCGGATTCTGGGAGCACCCCTCATAACAGGCAAGACCCCCAATGCCGCTCGGGAAGAGATCTACGAAAACTTCAGAACGGGAAGGTCCAGGATCATTGTTGTTTCAAAGGTGGCCAACTTTGCCATTGACCTCCCCGATGCCTCAGTGGCCATACAGATTTCGGGAACCTTCGGGTCCCGCCAGGAAGAGGCGCAGCGGCTGGGAAGGATTCTAAGACCCAAGGATAAAGATTCCTGGTTTTACTCCCTGGTAACCCGGTATACTGTGGAAGAACAATATGCCGCCAACAGACAGCAGTTTTTAACCGAACAGGGTTATAAATATACAATCAGCCTGGGAATGGAGGATCTGTGA
- a CDS encoding oligopeptide/dipeptide ABC transporter ATP-binding protein, giving the protein MNPAADPSVHLELRDLSIKFSLEAGLFARYGRFVYAVNGVSLHLKRGETYGLVGESGCGKTTLARLAVKMYKADTGEIVFHEKEGGSFNLDHLSKTELFQYRSRVKYIFQDPARSLNPRMTIYSILTAGYRQSPHWPGDTAAREEAAQMMKTVGLSPEDLERRPADFSGGQRQRISIARALIMRPELLICDEVVSALDVSIQSQILNLLLKLKDQFNLTMLFIAHDLTVTTYFCDRIGVMYRGKIVEEGSARELAESRMHPYTRLLYDSIPSRMTPSSELKAFEPFDSTQPLEECPFYHRCPQRQEACLSIPEQVERTAGHKVACFYPLISTEV; this is encoded by the coding sequence ATGAACCCCGCTGCAGACCCATCAGTACACCTCGAACTCCGGGACCTGAGTATTAAATTTTCTCTGGAAGCGGGCCTTTTTGCCCGGTACGGGCGCTTTGTCTACGCCGTCAACGGTGTCTCTCTCCACTTGAAAAGAGGGGAAACCTACGGCCTGGTGGGCGAATCCGGATGCGGAAAGACCACCCTGGCCCGTCTGGCCGTAAAGATGTACAAGGCCGATACGGGAGAGATTGTGTTCCATGAAAAAGAGGGAGGCTCCTTCAATCTGGACCATCTGAGCAAAACAGAACTCTTCCAGTACCGCAGCAGAGTTAAATATATCTTCCAGGACCCGGCCCGCTCCCTGAATCCACGAATGACAATCTACAGCATCCTCACCGCGGGATACAGGCAGAGCCCCCACTGGCCGGGCGATACGGCGGCCAGGGAAGAAGCGGCACAGATGATGAAGACTGTCGGATTGTCCCCGGAAGATCTGGAGCGGCGACCCGCCGATTTTTCGGGAGGACAGCGACAGAGGATATCCATTGCCCGGGCTCTGATCATGAGGCCCGAACTTCTGATCTGCGATGAAGTTGTTTCGGCTCTGGATGTGTCTATCCAAAGCCAAATTCTCAATCTCCTCCTGAAACTGAAGGATCAGTTCAATCTGACCATGCTGTTCATCGCCCACGATTTGACGGTGACCACCTATTTCTGTGACCGCATAGGCGTCATGTACAGGGGGAAAATCGTAGAGGAAGGAAGTGCCAGAGAACTGGCGGAATCCAGAATGCATCCCTACACAAGACTCCTCTATGACAGCATTCCCAGCAGGATGACTCCCTCATCTGAGCTCAAGGCCTTTGAACCCTTTGACTCCACCCAGCCTCTGGAGGAATGTCCTTTTTATCACCGTTGTCCTCAAAGACAGGAGGCCTGTTTATCCATACCCGAACAGGTGGAGAGAACCGCGGGGCATAAGGTGGCCTGTTTTTATCCCCTGATCTCTACAGAGGTCTAA
- a CDS encoding ABC transporter ATP-binding protein, giving the protein MSTAEDLLDIRDLRITFPLRRGALKALRGVSYTMKQGEILGLVGESGSGKSVSVQALMRLLPEYAQIEGDILFEGRDVKTLEKKKELPRFRSEKTAMIFQEPGRSFDPLFSMEKTFRETLRLHYPEEDEKQLRARAVNLMREVQIPQPEDRLGSYPHQFSGGQLQRIMIALALAGNPRLLIADEPTTALDVTIQAQIIELLLHLREKRGMGIIFISHDLDLVARIADRILVLYGGLVMEEAPAKELIGTARHPYSRGLLQALPSFGSHYSENTLHTIPGTVPDPVHPEPGCPFAPRCSFAQDACLHEIPPLAEASGGSRYRCLFPYKGDSQ; this is encoded by the coding sequence ATGAGTACGGCCGAAGACCTTTTGGACATCCGAGACCTGAGGATCACCTTCCCCTTAAGAAGAGGAGCCCTGAAGGCCCTCCGGGGTGTGAGTTATACAATGAAACAGGGAGAGATCCTGGGACTGGTGGGCGAAAGCGGCAGCGGTAAGAGCGTCAGTGTTCAGGCTCTGATGCGTCTACTGCCGGAATATGCCCAAATAGAGGGTGATATTCTTTTTGAGGGACGGGATGTGAAGACCCTTGAAAAGAAGAAGGAGCTTCCCCGGTTCCGGTCGGAAAAAACAGCCATGATATTCCAGGAGCCGGGACGCTCCTTTGATCCTCTTTTCAGCATGGAAAAAACCTTCAGGGAGACCCTGAGGCTTCATTACCCTGAGGAAGATGAGAAGCAGCTGAGAGCCCGGGCGGTGAATCTCATGCGGGAAGTACAGATTCCCCAGCCTGAAGACCGTTTGGGAAGCTATCCCCATCAGTTTTCCGGCGGACAGCTCCAGAGAATCATGATAGCCCTGGCTTTGGCGGGAAACCCCCGCCTCCTCATAGCCGATGAGCCGACAACGGCCCTGGATGTGACCATTCAGGCCCAGATCATCGAACTCCTCTTGCACCTGAGGGAAAAACGGGGCATGGGGATCATATTCATCAGTCATGACCTGGACCTTGTTGCCAGGATAGCCGACAGGATTCTGGTCCTCTACGGCGGACTGGTCATGGAGGAAGCCCCGGCCAAAGAGCTGATCGGCACGGCCAGACATCCCTACAGCCGGGGACTGCTCCAGGCCCTGCCCTCCTTTGGAAGTCATTACAGTGAAAATACACTTCATACCATTCCCGGAACAGTTCCCGATCCGGTCCATCCCGAACCGGGCTGCCCCTTTGCTCCCCGCTGTTCCTTTGCCCAGGATGCCTGCCTTCATGAGATTCCCCCTCTAGCAGAGGCATCCGGAGGCTCCCGGTACCGCTGCCTCTTCCCCTATAAAGGAGATTCCCAATGA
- a CDS encoding ABC transporter permease, translating to MKGFFKALLYRPITLISLVILVLLYLMMIFAEFVSPYTPTQSFSDKSFHPPSVSWYSPELGLGPQVQERAVINEINWKYARIKGTNQRIRFFVKGAPYKMWGIIPGDRHLFGLPPGEDLPIFLMGSDNLGRDLFTRILYGSRISLTIGFIGIAISMTLAITFGGLAGFYGGKIDWFIMRFSEFFILIPGLYLILFLRSILSRSMTSGQSFMVITVILSFVGWPGSARLIRGMVHSIKREDYISNAILEGIPTLSIIFKQIIPQMSSIIIVSIALGIPGFILGETVLSYLGLGIVDPAVSWGSLINREISTLSNLRNFPWFLIPGLFLLITTLAYNFLGDLLRDYLDPYHQGKGGLR from the coding sequence ATGAAAGGTTTCTTTAAGGCCCTCCTCTACAGACCTATTACTCTCATCTCCCTCGTGATTCTGGTCCTCCTCTATCTGATGATGATCTTTGCCGAGTTTGTATCGCCCTATACACCGACACAAAGCTTTTCGGACAAGAGTTTTCATCCTCCTTCTGTGAGCTGGTACAGTCCCGAACTCGGTCTGGGTCCCCAGGTGCAGGAACGGGCCGTCATCAATGAGATCAACTGGAAGTACGCCCGCATCAAGGGAACGAACCAGCGCATACGATTTTTTGTGAAAGGAGCCCCCTACAAGATGTGGGGCATCATTCCCGGTGACCGCCATCTTTTCGGCCTGCCCCCCGGGGAGGATCTTCCCATATTCCTCATGGGTTCTGATAATCTGGGACGGGATCTCTTTACCCGTATCCTCTACGGTAGCCGGATCAGTCTCACCATCGGCTTCATCGGGATTGCCATTTCCATGACACTGGCCATTACCTTCGGCGGTCTGGCCGGATTCTACGGCGGTAAAATTGACTGGTTTATCATGCGGTTTTCTGAGTTTTTCATTCTCATCCCGGGTCTCTACCTCATCCTGTTTTTGAGATCCATCCTCTCACGAAGCATGACCAGCGGTCAGTCCTTCATGGTGATCACTGTCATCCTCAGTTTTGTAGGCTGGCCGGGCAGTGCCCGATTGATCCGGGGGATGGTTCATTCCATCAAACGGGAAGACTACATTTCAAACGCTATTCTTGAGGGGATTCCCACCCTGAGTATCATCTTCAAACAGATCATTCCCCAGATGTCCTCCATCATCATCGTAAGCATCGCCCTGGGGATTCCGGGATTCATTCTGGGTGAAACCGTTCTGAGTTATCTGGGACTGGGAATAGTCGACCCCGCCGTAAGCTGGGGCAGCCTTATTAACAGGGAAATTTCCACCCTGAGCAACCTCCGAAATTTCCCCTGGTTCCTCATACCAGGACTCTTTCTCTTGATCACCACACTGGCCTACAACTTCCTGGGAGACCTTCTCAGGGACTACCTTGATCCCTATCACCAGGGGAAGGGAGGGCTGAGATGA
- a CDS encoding ABC transporter permease: MRSLYLSIMKLVFRFRGDHPLVSFVLSRLVSMVVILFILGFAVFALMELAPGDIVDRYVQNQMLAMDDGGGDGKNQNGIFSEEQIAARKAELGLDKPFYLQYMHWLKQVFVDRDLGRSMISRAPILFLIRTRLVNSILLNLISLLMLTVISFALGIYFSSKVGTKTDLAATFIALFLHSFPGLLLLILLQLFAAVSGLFPVTAYPGFPFTENPGHFVFSYMHHITLPLIGAFLGGIGGTMRMIRATMLDQLGQPYITALRARGIAESRVYFAHAFRNTLNPYITSSANLLAGLFSGSLILEIIFSYPGIGRLMYEAVLQEDIYLVLANLMFTSFLVLFGMVMADILLAVVDPRIRYSNK; encoded by the coding sequence ATGAGGTCTCTCTATCTCTCTATAATGAAACTGGTTTTCCGCTTCCGTGGAGACCATCCCCTGGTCAGTTTTGTCCTCAGCCGTCTGGTTTCCATGGTTGTCATTCTTTTTATTCTGGGCTTCGCCGTTTTTGCCCTGATGGAACTGGCTCCGGGAGACATTGTGGACCGCTACGTTCAAAACCAGATGCTGGCCATGGACGACGGTGGAGGAGATGGAAAAAACCAGAACGGGATCTTTTCGGAGGAGCAGATTGCCGCCCGCAAGGCCGAACTGGGACTGGATAAGCCTTTTTACCTTCAGTACATGCACTGGCTAAAACAGGTCTTTGTTGACAGGGATCTGGGACGGTCCATGATCAGCCGGGCCCCCATCCTCTTTTTAATCCGTACCAGGCTGGTCAATTCCATCCTGCTGAACCTGATATCCCTTTTGATGCTGACGGTCATATCCTTTGCCCTGGGAATCTATTTTTCCTCTAAGGTAGGCACCAAGACCGACCTGGCCGCCACCTTCATAGCCCTCTTCCTCCACTCCTTTCCCGGCCTGCTCCTGTTGATACTACTCCAGCTCTTTGCGGCCGTATCCGGCTTATTCCCCGTAACGGCCTATCCGGGTTTTCCCTTCACTGAAAATCCGGGGCACTTTGTTTTTTCCTACATGCACCATATTACCCTGCCACTGATTGGAGCTTTTTTAGGAGGCATCGGCGGGACCATGCGGATGATACGGGCGACCATGCTGGATCAGCTGGGACAGCCCTATATCACCGCTCTCAGGGCCAGGGGCATAGCCGAGTCCAGAGTCTATTTTGCCCATGCCTTCCGCAACACTCTAAACCCCTATATTACAAGCAGTGCCAATCTTCTGGCCGGGCTGTTTTCAGGGTCGCTCATTCTGGAAATTATCTTCTCCTACCCCGGCATAGGCCGCCTCATGTACGAAGCTGTACTCCAGGAAGACATTTATCTGGTTCTGGCCAATTTGATGTTCACATCCTTTCTGGTCCTCTTCGGCATGGTGATGGCTGACATACTCCTGGCGGTGGTGGATCCGCGCATAAGGTATTCAAACAAATGA
- a CDS encoding ABC transporter substrate-binding protein, with protein MIHKAVRVSFMALGILFLTLMSCSNDEEMTLEEAQTRKEENQEGLLAGTVKKPGGVEKFAPGKSGGTWYTTITNDPKTFNLLAADSDQSASAILGGLLPGYLADYDPYTREWMPETASFEIVVHEEEDSLDVIFTLRDDLYWSFYNSDEKVKITADDVVFWYDEINGNEDLQLTSYNGQFLTMPDGSKGRVSVKKLDDRRVAFHFPRIVANPILSCNMTYGPKFIYEPALRELGTEGIKDILTIDTDVKTLPSGGPHFLVEYTPGVRLVYEKNSDYWDKDEQGTTIPYIEKTIAKVVPDMNTSYLLFKNGETDSFSIRAEDLEELVSAQNTDYTIYDGGPSMGADLISFNQNPSGLSEPYLSWFTKKEFRQAMSSLTNRERMVKQIYRGLGEPALHHYAQANPFYDDSISNVYTYNPDKAIELLASMGITQDDQGIMHDSEGRRVEFDIITNSDNNIRIDSANIFADECAKVGIKVNVTPLDFQKIIEMLTSTYDWHAILISLGSNYWPTGGSNVWPSDGNLHLWNPLQESPATSWEARIDSLYNEGSYTPDEEEAKVIWNEFQSILLEELPLFYLVHSEAFLALRDKWDNAYFDTLGGLDTNRLFLKEAE; from the coding sequence ATGATACACAAGGCAGTGAGAGTGTCTTTCATGGCACTGGGGATTCTTTTTCTGACACTGATGTCCTGTTCTAATGACGAGGAGATGACCCTCGAAGAGGCTCAAACCAGAAAAGAAGAGAACCAGGAAGGGCTTTTAGCCGGAACTGTCAAAAAACCCGGCGGAGTTGAAAAATTTGCCCCGGGAAAATCCGGTGGAACCTGGTACACAACCATCACCAACGATCCCAAGACCTTCAATCTCCTGGCCGCCGACAGCGATCAGAGCGCCTCTGCCATCCTGGGGGGACTCCTGCCGGGTTATCTGGCGGACTATGACCCCTACACCCGGGAATGGATGCCCGAAACAGCCAGTTTTGAGATTGTTGTCCATGAGGAAGAGGACAGTCTGGATGTCATATTCACCCTGAGGGACGACCTGTACTGGAGCTTTTACAACTCGGATGAAAAAGTAAAGATTACCGCCGACGATGTGGTCTTCTGGTACGACGAAATCAATGGAAATGAAGATCTCCAGCTCACGAGCTACAATGGTCAGTTTTTGACCATGCCCGATGGTTCCAAGGGAAGGGTAAGCGTTAAAAAATTGGATGACAGGAGAGTCGCTTTCCATTTTCCACGGATAGTGGCTAATCCCATTCTCAGCTGTAACATGACCTATGGCCCCAAATTCATCTATGAACCAGCCCTAAGGGAACTGGGAACGGAGGGCATCAAGGACATCCTCACCATCGACACGGATGTGAAGACCCTCCCCTCGGGAGGACCCCACTTTCTGGTGGAATACACCCCGGGAGTCCGCTTGGTCTATGAAAAAAACAGTGATTACTGGGACAAGGACGAACAGGGCACAACCATTCCCTACATTGAGAAAACCATTGCCAAGGTCGTTCCGGATATGAATACCAGTTATCTTCTATTCAAGAACGGCGAAACAGACAGCTTCAGCATCCGGGCAGAAGATCTGGAAGAACTTGTGAGTGCCCAAAATACGGACTATACAATTTATGACGGCGGTCCTTCCATGGGTGCCGATCTCATCAGTTTCAACCAGAACCCCTCGGGTCTCTCCGAGCCCTACCTCTCCTGGTTTACAAAGAAAGAATTCCGCCAGGCCATGAGCTCCCTCACCAACCGGGAAAGAATGGTGAAACAGATTTACAGAGGACTGGGAGAACCGGCGCTACATCACTACGCCCAGGCCAATCCCTTTTATGATGATTCCATCAGCAATGTCTACACATACAACCCTGACAAGGCTATAGAACTGCTGGCATCCATGGGCATCACCCAGGATGATCAGGGAATCATGCACGACAGCGAGGGCCGGAGGGTTGAGTTTGATATCATCACCAACAGCGACAACAATATACGCATCGATTCGGCCAATATTTTCGCAGATGAATGTGCCAAGGTGGGCATCAAGGTAAACGTCACTCCCCTCGATTTCCAGAAGATCATAGAGATGCTGACCTCTACCTATGACTGGCATGCCATTCTGATCAGCCTGGGCAGCAACTACTGGCCTACCGGCGGCTCCAATGTGTGGCCCTCCGATGGAAACCTTCACCTCTGGAATCCCCTGCAGGAATCACCGGCTACCTCCTGGGAAGCCCGTATAGACAGCCTGTATAACGAGGGGTCCTACACTCCCGATGAGGAAGAAGCCAAGGTCATATGGAATGAGTTTCAATCCATCCTTTTAGAAGAGTTGCCCCTCTTCTATCTGGTCCACAGCGAGGCCTTTTTGGCCCTCAGAGACAAGTGGGACAACGCCTATTTTGATACTCTGGGAGGGCTTGATACGAACCGCCTGTTTTTAAAGGAGGCCGAATGA